A genomic window from Silene latifolia isolate original U9 population chromosome Y, ASM4854445v1, whole genome shotgun sequence includes:
- the LOC141633831 gene encoding fatty acid elongase 3-like, translating into MAATMAIKTITHNLSEHPSIKNFRWSPSQSWGSTWSFLFTSITAYVIVSLALHSILCLFRSRNRPISLGPIPAVHSLCMALISASICAGILLSSAAEIRDTRWFWRRSKTTPWQWLLCFPLGTRPSGRVFFWSYVFYLSRFLHLFRTFFAILRRRKLHVHCLITHSFLIFTSFVWLEFSQSFQVLAIVATSIISAVVYGYRFWTAVGLPSACFPFVLNCQIVLLGCNLVIHVGVLLMHFFKGGCNGIGAWGFNSILNSGILLLFLNFYIKHYVRKTKNGGNDIKTTI; encoded by the coding sequence ATGGCAGCGACGATGGCGATTAAAACAATAACACATAATTTATCGGAACACCCGTCGATAAAAAATTTTAGATGGAGCCCTTCTCAATCTTGGGGTTCAACATGGTCATTTTTATTTACCTCTATTACTGCCTACGTTATTGTTTCATTAGCTCTTCATTCTATTTTATGTCTTTTCCGCAGTCGCAACCGTCCGATCTCACTTGGCCCTATCCCGGCCGTTCATTCTCTTTGCATGGCGTTAATCTCTGCCTCCATTTGCGCTGGAATTTTATTATCGTCTGCGGCTGAGATCCGTGACACGCGCTGGTTTTGGAGGCGGAGTAAAACGACGCCGTGGCAATGGCTGCTCTGTTTTCCTCTGGGTACTCGGCCTTCGGGTCGGGTTTTCTTTTGGTCATACGTGTTTTATCTTTCGAGATTCTTACACTTGTTTCGGACTTTCTTCGCTATTTTACGGCGAAGAAAGTTGCATGTACATTGTTTGATTACTCATTCGTTTCTGATATTCACGTCGTTCGTTTGGCTCGAGTTTTCCCAGAGTTTTCAGGTGCTTGCAATTGTTGCAACATCGATTATATCAGCAGTTGTTTATGGTTATCGGTTTTGGACGGCTGTCGGATTACCCTCTGCTTGTTTTCCGTTCGTGTTAAATTGTCAGATTGTGTTGTTGGGTTGTAATCTGGTTATTCATGTCGGAGTCCTTTTAATGCATTTCTTTAAAGGCGGGTGTAACGGAATCGGTGCCTGGGGGTTTAATTCGATTCTGAATTCGGGTATTCTGTTGCTCTTTCTCAATTTCTATATCAAGCATTACGTCAGGAAGACAAAGAACGGTGGTAACGACATTAAAACAACTATTTGA